The proteins below come from a single bacterium genomic window:
- a CDS encoding BatA domain-containing protein — translation MHFLNPIYLWALTGVSLPILIHLFSRKKGKPILFPSIKFLKIANSISGRRKKVEDIIILVVRMLLLFFLLLILSNPVFKVSSPFSEEGYILFLIDDSYSMNAIDVNNPSEKYKTLLLETLSYIRRPARVALVYLSGDTYPFTHNYSEAISVIKRKDISFQSGNLSVSLEESLKLLEKEKGDKVICFFTDLQKLVWKDVNIPNFGKKNIKFLLFDIGQANTNNVSFKKVYHIPGTSDIILELQNWGKEDVTVEVILNGEGWERRKNVSLKSESLEVVNLNTPDVAGMLTVSINNTDILQTDNIYYASFIEESNEKILIVGEQEESFYIQKALQVVSGEKIEIVRVAPQNMKDVFLESFLAIFISNNGVFPEGLTEKIYRYVDNGGNVACFPGSRVVPATFNQNWQPVNIGIPFFMPAKLKSIKSFPKTVRVGESDSFHPLFISLKGVVQQYTKTVIFRQVFSLTDITGDTLLNTSEGTPLIIEKKVGKGRILLFSFPVDDKWTNIHFKPFFPVLVNNILEHFSGVKTDNFIVGVKNNIRVPYGVETVYLYTPDGEKSVLKKDSSEEVGFTPQGPGFWILEFAKGKNSIKKIIPVNLDATESDLTRIDATEITNKLGRANITFVKKEKIREFLSKRGRTKGISEGLLNIVLILFLLELLLIKIFRKIRKGKNV, via the coding sequence ATGCATTTCTTAAATCCTATTTATCTTTGGGCACTAACAGGAGTATCTTTACCTATCCTTATACATCTTTTTAGCCGTAAAAAGGGTAAACCAATACTGTTCCCATCAATAAAGTTTTTGAAAATTGCTAATTCAATCTCAGGTCGCAGAAAAAAAGTTGAAGACATTATTATTCTGGTGGTAAGAATGCTACTTCTGTTTTTTCTTTTACTTATACTTTCAAACCCTGTATTTAAAGTTAGTTCTCCATTTTCTGAGGAAGGATATATCTTATTTCTTATTGACGATTCTTACAGTATGAACGCAATTGATGTAAACAACCCTTCAGAAAAATATAAAACTCTCCTTCTTGAGACACTTTCGTATATAAGAAGACCAGCTCGGGTTGCCCTGGTTTACCTTAGTGGAGATACCTACCCTTTCACACACAATTATTCAGAAGCAATCTCTGTAATAAAAAGAAAAGATATATCCTTTCAATCGGGCAATCTTTCTGTATCTTTAGAAGAATCATTAAAACTTCTTGAGAAAGAAAAAGGAGATAAGGTTATATGTTTCTTTACAGATCTTCAAAAACTTGTATGGAAAGATGTTAATATACCTAATTTTGGTAAAAAAAATATAAAATTTCTTCTTTTTGATATAGGTCAGGCAAATACAAACAATGTCAGTTTCAAAAAAGTTTATCATATCCCTGGAACGTCCGATATAATATTAGAACTACAAAACTGGGGCAAAGAAGATGTCACAGTAGAAGTTATATTGAATGGCGAAGGGTGGGAGAGAAGAAAAAATGTTTCATTGAAATCAGAATCGTTAGAGGTTGTTAACCTCAATACGCCAGATGTTGCAGGTATGCTCACTGTCTCTATAAACAACACCGATATTCTTCAAACAGATAATATCTATTACGCTTCTTTTATTGAAGAGTCTAACGAAAAAATTCTTATTGTAGGTGAACAGGAGGAATCCTTTTATATTCAAAAAGCTTTACAGGTTGTTTCAGGAGAAAAAATAGAGATTGTAAGGGTTGCTCCTCAAAATATGAAAGACGTTTTTCTTGAAAGTTTTTTAGCAATTTTTATATCAAACAATGGAGTATTCCCTGAAGGGTTGACAGAAAAAATATATAGGTATGTTGACAACGGCGGTAATGTTGCTTGTTTTCCCGGTAGCAGGGTTGTGCCGGCAACTTTCAACCAAAATTGGCAACCAGTAAATATAGGTATCCCGTTTTTTATGCCAGCTAAACTTAAATCTATAAAATCTTTCCCAAAAACTGTCAGGGTTGGGGAATCAGATTCTTTTCATCCTCTCTTTATATCATTAAAAGGGGTTGTTCAGCAGTATACCAAGACAGTGATTTTTCGACAGGTATTTTCTTTAACCGATATTACTGGTGATACACTACTGAACACATCAGAAGGGACACCTCTTATTATTGAGAAAAAAGTTGGGAAAGGTAGAATCTTATTATTCTCTTTTCCTGTAGATGATAAATGGACAAATATACATTTTAAACCTTTTTTCCCAGTTCTTGTTAACAATATTCTTGAACATTTTTCGGGTGTTAAAACAGACAATTTTATTGTTGGCGTTAAGAACAATATTCGGGTTCCTTATGGTGTAGAGACAGTATATCTTTATACACCTGACGGAGAAAAGAGTGTATTAAAAAAGGATTCTTCTGAAGAGGTTGGGTTTACTCCTCAGGGACCGGGGTTCTGGATATTAGAGTTTGCTAAAGGAAAAAACAGTATTAAAAAAATTATACCTGTTAACTTAGATGCAACAGAAAGCGACCTAACAAGGATAGATGCAACAGAGATAACAAACAAACTGGGTAGAGCCAATATAACGTTTGTAAAAAAAGAAAAAATAAGAGAGTTTTTAAGCAAAAGAGGTAGAACAAAAGGTATCTCTGAAGGACTTTTAAATATAGTTTTGATTTTATTTCTGCTTGAACTCCTTTTAATTAAAATTTTTAGAAAAATACGTAAAGGAAAAAATGTTTAA
- a CDS encoding DUF58 domain-containing protein, producing MATNNIFDPSILVKFANLSLIAKTVVEGFIAGLHQSPHRGFSVDFSEHRQYTPGEDLRYLDWKVFGKTDRFYVKVYKEETNLKAYILLDISNSMNYGSKAVTKLQYGVMLASILSYIMVKQRDSVGLVTFDTDIQEFIHPVSTVSHLQNIFSSLENITPGKETSIGKVLDKISINIKKRSLVILLSDLMDKQDEIMRGLSHFRHRHNEVIVLHLLDPAELQFPFTGDCEFQDMENGEKVLAGTSYLKDVYLKLMKEFILSIRKGCGEKRIEYATTSTDTLFDSFLYNYLKSR from the coding sequence ATGGCAACCAACAATATTTTTGATCCAAGTATTCTGGTAAAATTTGCTAACCTTTCGCTTATTGCAAAAACGGTAGTTGAAGGTTTTATTGCTGGTTTACATCAAAGCCCTCATAGAGGTTTTAGCGTAGATTTTTCTGAACATAGACAATACACCCCCGGCGAAGACTTAAGATACCTTGACTGGAAAGTCTTTGGTAAGACAGATAGGTTTTATGTTAAGGTTTACAAAGAAGAGACAAATCTTAAAGCTTACATCCTGCTTGATATAAGCAATTCAATGAATTATGGTAGCAAGGCAGTAACTAAATTGCAATACGGGGTTATGCTTGCTTCTATTCTTAGTTACATTATGGTAAAACAGAGAGATTCAGTAGGGTTGGTAACTTTTGATACAGATATACAAGAGTTTATACATCCTGTCTCAACAGTTTCACACCTACAGAATATTTTCAGTTCACTTGAGAATATTACTCCCGGTAAAGAAACATCTATAGGAAAAGTTTTAGATAAAATATCTATTAATATCAAAAAACGTAGTTTGGTTATACTGTTATCAGACCTTATGGATAAACAAGACGAAATAATGAGAGGGTTATCACATTTTCGTCACCGACACAACGAGGTTATAGTCCTACATCTACTTGACCCTGCTGAACTACAATTTCCTTTTACTGGGGATTGCGAATTTCAAGATATGGAGAACGGAGAAAAAGTTCTTGCTGGAACTTCTTACCTAAAAGATGTTTACCTAAAACTTATGAAAGAGTTTATTTTATCTATCCGTAAAGGTTGTGGTGAAAAAAGGATAGAATACGCTACAACCTCAACAGATACCTTATTTGATTCTTTTCTTTATAATTATTTAAAATCAAGGTAA